The genomic segment CTCatttaaacataaacatattaATAAACATTGCAATGCCCATTTTTAACAGAAGCAGTAACCTAGAGTTGCATACAAATGAGAATATTACTCTtcagagaaataaacaaacttcacGTAAGTATCATTGACCAGATCACACAACGGTCTATGGCGACACCCTTTGGTTAGACGAGGGTACTACGTAATGGCGTTCACACACAACGGGCATTTTCTCCCCACCTGGAGACGTTATTAACGTAACTCTTCACAACGGCATAAACAGTACTTCTTTAACTTAAACATATGAAGGATCACAAACTAACTTAATACTTCCTCCAGTCAATTACAGCATGAGCCTTGTGATAATATTGGAAATATCTCTCATCGCGCTGGGCACATAAATACGTGGTGAAACTTGCGAGATATAAACATAACAACGAAACGACACTTACTTTCCGTCATTGACTCAATACTTGGAATATCACAAACTGGATCACACAGGAAGGACTAAGGATATTAATCGTCACAGGTAAGTGAATCTAAACTATAAGGTGATGCACGCTGAATTTGAGCACTCcctctttacacacacaaatagcaaAACACACTAGCGAGGTGCATACGTCATCTCCTATAACCAGATAACGTGAGTATTAAAGTGATAATTACCCAGAAATGTCCGAGCCTTTTATACACTGAttgtaaaatgtattcttttacACTACTGATATTATCTGGCAAATGAAATGTTCTCATGATTTGCAGATAAGAGCAGGGTAAGAAAATACCTTACATCAAAGAAATGGACTGCTGTCCACACTGTTATACTTACATCCACCCTGTTATGTTggtattttaatttgatttattttaatttgatatTATCAAATATCAGGCATAGCTGTGTGTTTTACTTAATATCCACTATTTtagaataaattaaataataaatgacCTGGTTAAAGTAAGGGACACACGATCTCCAAGAAAAGGTAATTCTAAAAGTACATATACACTGAAAACACTTTCAGACAGATATGTCAGTGTCCTTAACAAGGTGGGCTTATCTCATGGTTCACATGTTAAAAACATACCTAGTCAAAATGTCATTTAAGTGATAAAACCTAAAAACAATGGGAAATCTTTATTTTATAGAAGTTGTGATGGCCAAATGGCACCCCAACCTAGGAATGACCCGAATCATACTCTACAGAAAGATCTGTCTGATTATCAATGCTACACAATCCTTTCCCATCAGATTtaactttgtctttctttccaatTTAGTCACGTTGTGCAGATCCCATACTGCCAGAAGACACCTTGGCTTCAATCCAGATTCCAGTTCCTGCTCATGCTTAGTGTAATCATCCTCATCCCCCTCCTCTACTATGCTCAGTCCAGCAACTCTCTGTCATGGTGGGAGAGCTTTCCTCTAAATGTGCACTATAATAGGATTGCCAATAGGACCCACCGGATAAATCAACCTACTCTTTATCAAGATCATCTAAGACAAACAATTTACGAACCAACTCCAACCGAGGGAGTGAAAACAACAACCTTGAAAATACCTACTGTCATTCAGTACCACTTAGCCTACCCACGCAACTACCACTTTATCATGGATGACACAGAGGCGTGTAAGACCAAGGTCCCTTTCCTGGTTCTGGTGGTTCCGGTGGCGCCCGGTGAGGTGGCCGCTCGGGATGCCATCCGGAAGACATGGGGCAACGAGAGCCTGGTTCAGGGTGAGCTGGTCCAGACTCTCTTCCTGCTGGGCCTCCCCGGAGGAGCCGatgctgagcagcagcaggagaagctCAAACAGGAGAACCTGCAGCACCACGACCTGATCCAGAGCAACTTCATGGACACTTACCTCAATCTGACCATCAAAACCATGGTGATCATGGACTGGCTGGCCACCCGCTGCCCTACGGCGGCCTATGCTATGAAGATCGACTCAGACATGTTCCTGAACATTGACAATCTGGTGATCATGCTGCAAAAGCCCGGCATCCCCAAGCTGAACTACCTGACGGGGATGCTAATGTGGAACAGGCCGGTCATCCGCTCAAAGAACTCCAAATGGTACGTTCCAGAGGAAATGTATCCGGATCCCCTCTATCCCACCTACACCCTGGGCATGGGATACCTATTCTCCAATGATCTTCCAGAGAAATTTGTGGAGGAGTCAAAGTTTATCAAGCCTTTTAATATAGAGGACGCCTATATTGGCATGTGCATGAAAAGGCTGGGACTTGCGCCCACCTCTCCTCCAAATCCCTCCCAGTTCAAGGCCTACAACACAGTATACAATCGCTGTGAATTCTCCCAAATCATCACCTACATTCTTGGGTCTGCAGAAGAGTTGGTGAAATACTGGACAGACTTGAAGAAGCCTGGTTCACCTTGTTAGCACAAGGATTACTACAGATGCACTAGGAGAGTATATGGATAAAGGTGACATGATGGCAGTGAATGGGAAACTTGTAAGTTTAAGTTAGATTTGCGATTGCACTGATCACTGGTGGAACAGAAGGAGTGTTGTATGTCAAAAGTAAAGACGAGGACTGTAATGCTGGACTTACAATCAGGAAACTCTGGATGATTCCCACTAAGTCGGCATGCTTGTGGGCCGGTGGTatagaattttttttctttttctccatttcattaTGTTGGCCGACCTGCCACCATGCTCAGCCTAGTCCACTCAGTGAGTGTAACATTGAAATCTAAAATGCGTGTGTTAGGGCTTAAAATGATGTtgataattgtaaataggcaaaaaaaagtgagagacttcAGAAGTATTACtagtttgtttgcatttgtttatgtgctacaAGTGTTATTTTCAGACCCGTTTCCCCTTACAGTGGCATACAATGGAAAGCGAAAAAAACGCATCAAAAAcgccttttcacatcgtcatggtaacagcttccgtGTTGataaaccggtgcattacaacttcctgttgccagctatggCCTTCACCAAATtactccacaacctgcccaaaattaaCATTGGTGAAGTACAAAGTCTTGCTGATCTGTTTTCATTGACTCCTAAATCTGAACTAGAGAAAGGCTACAAATTCTTCACCCAAAGTTCCCTCTTCGATTATGAaggttttagggttagggttagtttctTAGTCAGTTTCTCCCCGACTGCTGTCATCGCTTGGCAGTCATAACCTAATTTGCataatgttattacattatgtatctagtgccattacaattttgttgtttttgttggattgcTTTATCAAGAAGTTGCAAAAATAAAGTTGCCACAGCAAATTGtgatgcaccggtttctcaacatggaagctgttaccatgacgatg from the Centroberyx gerrardi isolate f3 chromosome 3, fCenGer3.hap1.cur.20231027, whole genome shotgun sequence genome contains:
- the LOC139909242 gene encoding beta-1,3-galactosyltransferase 2-like isoform X1, whose amino-acid sequence is MEEEGSDSGGKELKSHVVQIPYCQKTPWLQSRFQFLLMLSVIILIPLLYYAQSSNSLSWWESFPLNVHYNRIANRTHRINQPTLYQDHLRQTIYEPTPTEGVKTTTLKIPTVIQYHLAYPRNYHFIMDDTEACKTKVPFLVLVVPVAPGEVAARDAIRKTWGNESLVQGELVQTLFLLGLPGGADAEQQQEKLKQENLQHHDLIQSNFMDTYLNLTIKTMVIMDWLATRCPTAAYAMKIDSDMFLNIDNLVIMLQKPGIPKLNYLTGMLMWNRPVIRSKNSKWYVPEEMYPDPLYPTYTLGMGYLFSNDLPEKFVEESKFIKPFNIEDAYIGMCMKRLGLAPTSPPNPSQFKAYNTVYNRCEFSQIITYILGSAEELVKYWTDLKKPGSPC